The following proteins are co-located in the Mus pahari chromosome 14, PAHARI_EIJ_v1.1, whole genome shotgun sequence genome:
- the LOC110331545 gene encoding keratin, type I cuticular Ha4: protein MSCESCLPALSCRTSCSSRPCVPPSCHGCTLPGACNIPANVGNCNWFCEGSFNGNEKETMQFLNDRLASYMEKVRQLERENAELECRIQERNQQQDPLVCPAYQAYFRTIEELQQKILCAKSENARLVVQTDNAKLASDDFRTKYQTELSMRQLVEADINSLRRILDELTLCKSDLEAQVESLREELLCLKKNHEEEVNTLRCQLGDRLNVEVDAAPTVDLNRVLNETRCQYEALVETNRREVEEWYTTQSEELNKQVVSSSEQLQSCQAEIIELRRTVNALEIELQAQHSMRNSLENTLTESEARYSSQLSQVQCLITNVESQLGEIRADLERQNQEYQVLLDIRSRLECEINTYRSLLESEDCNLPCNPCATTNASGGCCGPCGSSKRCC from the exons ATGTCCTGTGAGTCTTGCTTGCCCGCCCTGAGCTGCCGCACCAGCTGCTCCTCCCGGCCCTGCGTGCCCCCCAGCTGCCATGGCTGCACCCTGCCCGGGGCCTGCAACATCCCCGCCAATGTGGGCAACTGCAATTGGTTCTGTGAGGGCTCCTTCAATGGCAATGAGAAGGAGACCATGCAGTTCCTGAATGACCGCCTGGCCTCCTACATGGAGAAGGTgaggcagctggagagagagaatgcagagcTGGAATGTAGGATCCAGGAGAGGAACCAGCAGCAGGACCCCCTGGTGTGTCCTGCCTACCAGGCCTACTTCAGGACCATTGAGGAGCTGCAGCAGAAG ATTCTGTGTGCTAAGTCTGAGAACGCCAGGCTGGTCGTGCAGACCGACAATGCCAAGCTGGCCTCTGATGACTTCAGGACCAA GTACCAGACTGAGTTGTCCATGAGACAGCTGGTGGAGGCTGACATCAACAGCCTGCGCAGGATCCTGGATGAGCTGACCCTCTGCAAGTCTGACCTGGAGGCGCAGGTGGAGTCTCTGAGAGAGGAGCTGCtgtgcctcaagaagaaccacGAGGAG GAAGTCAACACCCTGCGCTGCCAGCTTGGAGACCGCCTCAATGTGGAGGTGGACGCTGCTCCCACCGTGGACCTGAACCGCGTGCTCAATGAGACCAGGTGTCAGTACGAGGCCCTGGTGGAAACCAACCGCCGGGAAGTGGAGGAATGGTACACCACACAG TCAGAGGAGTTGAACAAGCAGGTGGTGTCCAGCTCAGAGCAGCTGCAGTCCTGCCAGGCCGAGATCATCGAGCTGAGGCGCACAGTCAACGCCCTGGAGATCGAGCTGCAGGCCCAGCACAGCATG AGAAACTCTCTGGAGAACACCCTGACAGAGAGTGAGGCTCGCTACAGCTCCCAGCTGTCCCAGGTGCAGTGCCTGATCACCAATGTGGAGTCCCAGCTTGGTGAGATCCGGGCTGACCTGGAGCGTCAGAACCAGGAGTACCAAGTGCTGCTGGACATTCGGTCTCGCCTGGAGTGTGAGATCAACACGTACAGGAGCCTGCTGGAGAGCGAGGACTGCAA cctcccctgcAACCCATGCGCCACCACCAATGCTAGTGGCGGTTGCTGTGGACCTTGCGGCAGCTCAAAGCGTTGCTGTTAA